A stretch of Candidatus Polarisedimenticolaceae bacterium DNA encodes these proteins:
- a CDS encoding OPT family oligopeptide transporter, with protein sequence MEPHGNDVETRWLRDTFRPGVPQLTARAVVFGMLIGGVMCLSNLYVFFKTGWSMGVTITAAILAFSLFGAMRAAGLSRRPLTALENNALTTVASGAGYMTGGGNMAAFGALLMVTTVRPDLIPMIFWFGAIAALGVFAAIPIKRQLINKEQLAYPTGTATAETLKAIHGEGKEAATEGSRQAKALGYGAVFAAAVAWLRDAKADWIPYPNLPGSLKIPFEIGGRPLADWTLSMKTEVILVGAGAIMSFRTGWSMLLGSLLTYGVLAPSLVERGLVAEVSYKAIVGWTVWPGAAILVAAGLTSFALDWRSVARSFAGMANLFGGGSRADADPMDAIECPGWWFPAGFVVLGPVVVLLMTWLFQIPWWAGVIAVPLAIVMGFVAARVTGETDITPTKALGPVTQLLYGVITPGNLSGNIMSANVTGGIGLHAADLLTTLKTGWLLGASPRAQFWAQMFGVAAGAAIVVPAFNLIIPDPSVLGGEAWPAPSCLVWAGVSKAFAEGIGSLDGAARTGIRVGLALGVALALLEKFAPSGLKPWMPSPSGLGIAMVIPGSNGIAMFAGALVAEILRRRARPFADRYVVPVSSGLIAGESLVGVLIALLIVAGLLHK encoded by the coding sequence ATGGAACCCCACGGCAACGACGTCGAGACCCGCTGGCTGCGCGACACCTTCCGCCCCGGCGTCCCGCAGCTGACGGCCCGCGCGGTCGTCTTCGGGATGCTGATCGGCGGGGTGATGTGCCTGTCGAACCTCTACGTCTTCTTCAAGACGGGATGGTCGATGGGGGTCACGATCACCGCCGCGATCCTCGCGTTCTCGCTGTTCGGCGCGATGCGCGCCGCGGGCCTGAGCCGGCGGCCGCTGACCGCGCTCGAGAACAACGCGCTCACGACCGTGGCCTCCGGCGCCGGGTACATGACCGGCGGCGGGAACATGGCGGCCTTCGGCGCGTTGCTCATGGTGACGACGGTGCGCCCCGATCTGATTCCGATGATCTTCTGGTTCGGGGCGATCGCCGCTCTCGGCGTTTTCGCGGCGATTCCGATCAAGCGGCAGCTCATCAACAAGGAACAGCTGGCCTACCCGACCGGGACGGCGACCGCGGAGACCCTGAAGGCGATCCACGGCGAGGGGAAGGAGGCGGCGACCGAAGGGTCGCGGCAGGCGAAGGCGCTGGGGTACGGGGCGGTCTTCGCGGCGGCGGTCGCGTGGCTGCGCGACGCGAAGGCGGACTGGATCCCGTACCCGAACCTCCCGGGTTCCTTGAAGATCCCGTTCGAGATCGGCGGCAGGCCGCTCGCCGACTGGACCCTCTCGATGAAGACGGAGGTCATCCTGGTCGGCGCGGGCGCGATCATGAGCTTCCGCACCGGCTGGTCGATGCTCCTCGGGAGCCTCCTCACCTACGGCGTCCTGGCCCCGTCGCTCGTCGAGCGCGGCCTCGTCGCGGAGGTCAGCTACAAGGCCATCGTGGGGTGGACGGTGTGGCCCGGCGCGGCGATCCTCGTCGCCGCCGGGTTGACGTCGTTCGCGCTCGACTGGCGCAGCGTCGCGCGCTCGTTCGCGGGGATGGCGAACCTGTTCGGCGGCGGGAGCAGGGCCGACGCCGATCCGATGGACGCGATCGAGTGCCCGGGATGGTGGTTCCCGGCGGGATTCGTCGTCCTCGGGCCCGTCGTGGTCTTGCTGATGACCTGGCTGTTCCAGATCCCCTGGTGGGCGGGGGTGATCGCGGTGCCGCTCGCGATCGTGATGGGGTTCGTCGCCGCGCGCGTCACCGGCGAGACCGACATCACGCCCACCAAGGCGCTCGGGCCGGTGACGCAGCTGCTCTACGGCGTCATCACGCCCGGGAACCTCTCGGGCAACATCATGAGCGCCAACGTCACCGGAGGGATCGGCCTTCACGCCGCCGACCTGCTGACGACGCTGAAGACGGGGTGGCTGCTGGGGGCGAGCCCGCGCGCGCAGTTCTGGGCCCAGATGTTCGGCGTCGCCGCCGGCGCGGCGATCGTCGTCCCCGCCTTCAACCTCATCATCCCCGATCCGTCGGTCCTCGGAGGCGAGGCCTGGCCCGCCCCGTCGTGCCTGGTCTGGGCCGGGGTCTCGAAGGCGTTCGCGGAGGGGATCGGGTCGCTCGACGGCGCCGCGCGCACGGGAATCCGCGTGGGGCTCGCCCTGGGCGTGGCGCTCGCGCTCCTCGAGAAGTTCGCGCCCTCCGGGCTGAAGCCCTGGATGCCGTCGCCGTCGGGTCTGGGGATCGCGATGGTCATCCCCGGCAGCAACGGGATCGCGATGTTCGCGGGGGCGCTCGTCGCGGAGATCCTGCGCCGTCGCGCCCGCCCCTTCGCCGACCGGTACGTCGTTCCCGTCAGCTCGGGGCTGATCGCCGGCGAGAGCCTCGTCGGCGTCCTGATCGCCCTGCTGATCGTGGCGGGCCTGTTGCACAAGTGA